TGCTCTCGCCAATACAGGTTACCCGGCTCTTTTCCGATCTGGCTGCGAATATGTTTTTTGATTGCCGGAAAGTCACGACCATCACGAAGCTTCAGGTATGGATCAGACGAACCGGGAGCGCGATAGTGGTCTGCCACCAATGTCAGCTTGGTTATTGTTTCCGGCGGCAAAACATTCTTAACCATATCCAGAACAAGCAGTTCGGCGGCCATGCGGCCATCAAGCGGATTTTCGCGAACAACGGTTTCAAGCGCATCCACGGCAATGGGTATCAGGGCAGAATCACCAGACCGCAGGCACCATCCGGCAATTTCAAGCAGATGACGCTTGCCGACAAACCCGAGGCGCAGTTTGGCCTTGAGTTCCTCAGGTAGCGACAGCCAGAATCCAGTCAACCCATCAGTGGTCGCTCTTTCCATAAATTTGCTCCTCGCTCTGTGCCTTGGGCAGACTTTCCATATCCAACGGCTCAAACAGAGTTTCACCCATATATACGCGCATGAGGTTCCGCCCCTTGGCTTCCGGGGTCAACAGGGTACGCACCAAGGCGCGTCCGGCACACCCCATGGAGAACCGTGCGGCTGGATTGTCGGCCATAAACCGCATCTTGTCAGCTAGGCACACGCTGTCTTCACTCTCGCACAGAAAACCGTTGACGGAATCACGGACAATCTCCGGCACCCCTCCCACTCGGGTACAAATGGCAGGAACGCCAAAATCAAACCCTTCAAGCAGCGCATTGGGCAGACTTTCCTTGCGGGAGGTCATGACCTGCACGTCCGCAAAGGTCAATTCCTCAAGCACCTGTTCATGGGGAATGACGCCCGGCAAATGGAGCCGCTCTCTGACAGCCTGTGTCATGTGGTCAGCGAACCACTCCCGACGATCTTCGGGAACACCCACGGCCACGAACTCCATGTCCCGGCAGCCACCGTTTTCACAGAGGGTGGACGCCGCGTCGAGAAACACGTCATAGCCTTTGATATCCACGGTATTGCCGATGTAGATAAAACGAACTCCACGCTTCTTGCGCGGCTTGGGATCGCCGAAGTCCGGCCCCACATAGGCGTTGTAAACCACATTCAACCGTTTTTTCAGCACATGGTGTTTGCGCATGACCTCCGCGCATTGCTGCGAATTGGCGATCACGCCGTCTGACAGTGCAGTCCACAGGAAAAATATCGAATTGGGCTTGGATATGACCCCGCGGTTGATGAACAGCTTGAATTGTGCTCCCATGAGCCGAGCCAGTACGCCCATCTTGTATGCACGATTGTGGAAGGTGTGCACCACATCGATGGAATTATCCTGCACCAGTTTCTTGAGGAACTTTCCAGCCTTCGTATATTTCTTGAAGTCGTCGAAGTGAATGACCTCCACGTCCAACCCTTCGAGTGCGCCATTGATGGGCGTATCGCTGGGGATCACGGCATAAGTCTTGATGCCCATGTCGGACATGGCCTTGATGTTGTTGACCATCTGCCGACTGCCGCCGGAAAGTTTGTCGGAATCCGTGGCATAGAGTACGCTCCGCACTTCGGGTCGCTTGGTGTGCAGCTTGAAAAACACTCGCGCCGCCGGATCAGAACCGTACATGCGCAAACGGGACTGAATCCATTTGCCGGTTTTCTTCTTGCCAACGCCGATACGATTCAATCGGAACGGGTCCGTCCCCCTGGCATTGACCCACCGCTCCAGAGTAAAGGCTCCGACGTACCCTGCCTTACGTAATTCATCCTGCGCATCGTCGCAGAACTGCCCCCACGGCCAACAGAAAAGTTGCTCGTCAAAGCCGTTCAGTTCACGAATCCAGTCAATACTCTTGCGAAATTCCCTGCGGCAGAATTCAAGCCGTTCGGCAACGGGTCGTTGGACAAAACACGGCTCCCCCGAGCCATTGAAGACAGGCTGAAAACCGCCG
The genomic region above belongs to uncultured Pseudodesulfovibrio sp. and contains:
- a CDS encoding glycosyltransferase, producing the protein MIRTSIPVLCYHNVSDIDGHTPELFREHLDAIVDDGWHTISSRDLLAVTRGQMKAPKKSVVLTFDDGHLSNWLTVVPELEKRNMIGTFFGLADFTVDGPVRSLETAPDMMTMPETFKAAHLHGDFSQFINKSEFKAMLDKGMEIFSHGCRHQGAFLDLKPLQPMGQNAHWGAWSIYPGFNAHWPTFKVASAYVYGGFQPVFNGSGEPCFVQRPVAERLEFCRREFRKSIDWIRELNGFDEQLFCWPWGQFCDDAQDELRKAGYVGAFTLERWVNARGTDPFRLNRIGVGKKKTGKWIQSRLRMYGSDPAARVFFKLHTKRPEVRSVLYATDSDKLSGGSRQMVNNIKAMSDMGIKTYAVIPSDTPINGALEGLDVEVIHFDDFKKYTKAGKFLKKLVQDNSIDVVHTFHNRAYKMGVLARLMGAQFKLFINRGVISKPNSIFFLWTALSDGVIANSQQCAEVMRKHHVLKKRLNVVYNAYVGPDFGDPKPRKKRGVRFIYIGNTVDIKGYDVFLDAASTLCENGGCRDMEFVAVGVPEDRREWFADHMTQAVRERLHLPGVIPHEQVLEELTFADVQVMTSRKESLPNALLEGFDFGVPAICTRVGGVPEIVRDSVNGFLCESEDSVCLADKMRFMADNPAARFSMGCAGRALVRTLLTPEAKGRNLMRVYMGETLFEPLDMESLPKAQSEEQIYGKSDH